A section of the Streptomyces xinghaiensis S187 genome encodes:
- a CDS encoding pore-forming ESAT-6 family protein, translating into MANQDRRSYDTGASSEVQGSLSSIVGQLERVLGERDRAVKSAMADFQADGVSDLYHDKEARWNTAANEVRSIIQLVRSTLEQNDGTAQATLAKAKAAVDNIG; encoded by the coding sequence GTGGCGAATCAGGATCGCCGGTCGTATGACACGGGTGCGTCGTCGGAGGTGCAGGGTTCGCTGTCCTCGATCGTGGGGCAGTTGGAGCGTGTGCTGGGTGAGCGTGATCGTGCGGTGAAGTCGGCGATGGCGGACTTCCAGGCCGATGGTGTGTCGGATCTGTATCACGACAAGGAAGCGCGGTGGAACACGGCCGCGAACGAGGTGCGGTCGATCATTCAGCTGGTGCGGTCGACGTTGGAGCAGAACGACGGGACGGCGCAGGCGACGCTGGCGAAGGCGAAGGCCGCCGTCGACAACATCGGCTGA